The Anaerohalosphaeraceae bacterium region ATGTTATTGCAGAACTGTAGGGTATCGAAACGTTATTGGGCGCATTATTAATGATGTTTTTGATAAAGGTTCTGGCACCTCGATCTATCCAAGCATTTCGCACAAGAATAAAATCCCATAATACGCCCAGTAAGAATAAAATGGCAAAAAGGATTAAAAGGGAATTTCGAAGGGCAGGTCTCGATTTCATCCGCCAGACCAGCATAATTCCGGTGATCAGAAGAACCAGATGAATCAAGACCAGCAGGATCATTTTGTTTTCCTTCGATCAACAGGATTATCTTGTTCTAAAAGCAGTTAATGATAATCATCCATCGAACAGCATTCTTCACAGCTTTGGTTTGAAGAACAAGGTTTGGCACAGTCCCTGCCTTTCGCTTCTGTCTTTCGATCTCTTGGATAATCACGAAACCATTCTCCTGCCTTATGTCCAAATCCTGCAATCCAGGCGCACACCGAATCTTGCTTTTTCGCTAACTCACATGCCACAACACAATGCATCATGCCATGTACGCCATACCATGGTTGCGTTGCAGCCCAATTCGCTAATTTTCTTGCCTCACGCCAACAATCCATCATCAGCTCTCCAAGGGAAGGCGAAGGCGGAGTCCAAGGGTATGGGCTTGGGGCAGTGTATGGGAATAATCCTAATGAATCACTGCGATTTATGAGATTATTCGTAACATATTCATAAAGATTCATGCTATACTCATATCCAATCGGGTCGCGGGAGAGGAATCGGCCGAGGGCGGAGGCGTAATAGCGGGCGCGGAGATAAATCAGGTTGTCCGCCTCGGGGAACCGGCTTTCGCCCGTGAAGCCGTAGGGATTGTCGGCCGTTTTAGCACACCTGTTCATACGGTAATCCATTCAGCCGCTCTGCCGTCATGGCTTTATATCTTTTTAACTCTCTTCTGAACAGGAAGGCGAAAAAGACAGCAAGACAAAAGAAAAACCCGGTGAGCACCCATAAGAAAATCTTATCCGAAAACAACCAAAGAAGACCTGACGGCTGGTTTTCTGTGGAAAAAACACGAACCGCTAAAGACAAAGACCACAGAATCCCTATGAATTCCAGCATCCGTTCGGCATCCTTTCTCTTGCCGCGGCGAATCTTGGACAGGACAATGCTGCCTGCCCCTAACCAGGAGCAAGCCATCAGAAGAACGGCCGTCACAGTAAAAACGGGATGCTCGTTCAGCCAGAGTGCCGGACCCTGCCTGAAAAACAGCAAAGCCCATATCAGAAAGTAAACCAGCATCAGCAAACCGGCCGAACGGCTCAAAACCCTCTTCAGAGATGTCCGGGTGCGGGTCTGTTTTTGTGAATCCCTCTTCTTCTGTAAATCCAGATACTCTGAAGCGGTCAGAAACGCAAAAAGTCCCAAAACAAAAAGAAGGTACGGAGAATCAGCCCATCGTGGGCCTGGAGCAATAAAGCAGATTACGGCGGCGATAAAAAGACCTTCCGCTGACCACAAAAGAAACCGGAGCCAGGGAGGAAACCGGTCTCTGTGTAAAAACGGAAACCGTTCTGATATCCTGGCGTAATAATGGAGGAAAAAGACAAACAAAAGAGCCAAGAGAACAATCCATAAATACCCTGTCAGATTTTGGGTTTCTGCCGCTGTAATCATGTTCGTTTCCTCTTCTCTTTCCAATTCTTTGGGATGAATAGAATGAGGAGGTTTCCGAGAAATATAAGAAGGAGAACTTTTGAAAATGAGTTAAAAAACGATGCATTGCCGCTGTAAAACAGAAAACCAATCGCATAGAAAAAGAGCAGAATAGATGAAATCCACACGACAAACCATCTTGTTTTTCTATCAGATGGACGGCAAAGTGAAACGATTATGGCCGCTGCTGCACTCCTGAACCTTGCAAGCATTTTTTGAAACCATATGGTGAACCTCAAAATGCTGTATTGTTTCCGTGCATTACCATTCAATGCACGGTCGATGTGAACAAAAGGCCAATACCGCTCCAAAATCCATTCCCAATCTGATGCCAATTCCTGCTGCGACATACACTGAAACCAAGGGTTTCTGTTGCACAAGGACGGTATTTATCCGGTTTCCTTCAGCGCGAATAGCCATACCCATATATTCAGTATAATCAGGAATACGGTGGGGATTATTATCCAGACAAGCAACAATTGACGGAAGGATATTGAAAGCAAAGAGTGCAGCACGTTCTCCTCAAAAAAGGCGCAAAGAAACAAAGAAATTCCTCATAGATATCCTAAAATCTTCGTTAGAGTTGATTTTACTTCCTGCTTTTGACTCTCATACAATCCCAATCCTCCACCAAGCAAAATAGATAACATCAGGGGTACGAATAGACTGCCAGCGAATGGCCATCTTTGTAACAGCCAAACTCCTGAAGTCTCTTTATAAAAAATCAGCCACAATACAATAATTCCGTAAATGAAACTCAATTCGATACCTGAGATTGCTATTTGGTTCCAATAGCGAGTTTTTGTCTGGCTATTTTTCTTTTCAGTAGTCCATAAGACTCCCAATAAACACAGTGTAAGAAGGATGTAGGGCGAGTCTGACCATTGAATGCCGGGAGCCAACAAAGCCATTAAAGAAGGAACAGATAATAACACCCCCAAATATCCGATTCGTGAAACAGTCTTGGATTTACTGCTCATTTGTCTTAACAGAAAACTTGTTTTTTGAAAAAAAACAGGAATAATCAAAAGACCGGCAAAACAAAACAGCAAATAAAACAAGTCTCTAATCTGCATACCAAATCCTCATTTGTGCTTTGTTAATATACTGCAGGCAGGTTATCACATGCTGCCATACAAGCTGCTGTTGCTGCTCCACCCAATATACGACAAGCCCACATCTGTCCACCTGTTAACAAACTACATCCTCCAATCCAAGTTGCTCCTAAAGCACCACACGCCATTTTACAGGATGTCCGTGGGGATGGTGCCCAAGCTCCCTTACACACGCTGGGCACGGTTGGCGGGACGGCCGGTGTGGGATAAATACCGGGAAGAAAAATCGGGTCCAAAAGCCCCAGCGGATCTGCGGAGTTTACCGGATTGTTTTTTACGTACAAATACGGATGAAGGGCTTGGGGAGATTCATCCAGATTCAGATAGGGCAGCAGCCAGCCGACAGTGCCCTGAAGCTGGACAGGTGCCAGAATCGGGTCGCGGGAGAGGAATCGGCCGAGGGCGGGAGGGCAACTCCGGTTCGGAAGACAGGCAAGCATTTTAGGAACCTTTATTAGAATCCTTTGGCTGTTCAAAGGAGTCCTCTGCAGGAAGCTAGTCCTTTTTGAAAAACTCTTCCTCAACTATTAAACAGACAGAAGATAGAATAATCAATACGTAGACAAAGATTGTACATGCAACAGAGCATTTCACTCCCAGCCGGGGAAGCAGAAAAAAACGTTGACTGAAAGAAAAAGGACTCCTCTGCAGAAATGAAAGAATACTTTTTTCTTAATGCGGAACATTTTTGAATAATCGACTTGTTTTCCTTTTTCTGCCTCATCTCATTAAGTCCCGAGGCACTTCTACAATCGATTGCCGGAAGGGACTTCGATATCAGCAATCCTCACAAAATTTCCCGAATGGACTTTTCTAAAAACGGTTCATACTTTTTGACCTTTCCATCCGGCTCATACACTTCTATCGAGTAGTCCGGATAGAACAGCCACACACCGCCCTGGGGCCGGGGTCCCAGACTGATGGGCATTTCTTTTAGACGGACTTGAGTCATTCGACTGCCCTGACTTGTATAACATTCCAGAGAAGGAACCTCTTTTTGAAAAAGCAGCCATATCGTATCTCGGCTCAGGCACAAATCCCTCCAACAGATTCCGCTTCTGATTTGTCCCTCCGGCCATTCCAGCAGATAAAATTCTTCGCCTGCTTTTCGGCCAAAAATAAAATGACGATTCGGCCGCTGCCCTACATACAAGAGATTGTCCTTGCCGTGCTTTTCCTGCAGGCGGAAACATCCTCCCTCATAGGTGTAAAGAGAGGTTCTTGTAATCACCTGCGGCCGGCCGGTCTCGCTTTCAAAAAGCCCAAAGGGCCA contains the following coding sequences:
- a CDS encoding RHS repeat-associated core domain-containing protein; translated protein: MDYRMNRCAKTADNPYGFTGESRFPEADNLIYLRARYYASALGRFLSRDPIGYEYSMNLYEYVTNNLINRSDSLGLFPYTAPSPYPWTPPSPSLGELMMDCWREARKLANWAATQPWYGVHGMMHCVVACELAKKQDSVCAWIAGFGHKAGEWFRDYPRDRKTEAKGRDCAKPCSSNQSCEECCSMDDYH